A window from Fragaria vesca subsp. vesca linkage group LG5, FraVesHawaii_1.0, whole genome shotgun sequence encodes these proteins:
- the LOC101296663 gene encoding uncharacterized protein LOC101296663: MAKSLQDSSSKRHFHWTNKVGNEDDHGHDDHALPSLPKAVSDEEKRKDTPHKAIQLQRRKLQAAAISRLRSVLTAFGKNRGGLPLGLGSRVVGTLFGSKKGHVHFALQRDPNSHPAFLIELATPISGLVKEMASGLVRIALECDKEKEDQEKKKTMESKSSKSGSAVRRLLEEPVWRTYCNGKKSGFASRRECGPKEWKVLKAVEPISMGAGVLPCGDEGEDGELMYMRAKFERVVGSRDSEAFYMMNPDSNGAPELSIYLLRV; encoded by the coding sequence ATGGCAAAAAGCTTGCAGGACTCTTCCTCCAAAAGACACTTCCACTGGACCAACAAAGTTGGCAATGAAGATGATCATGGCCATGATGACCATGCTCTTCCTTCTTTGCCAAAAGCAGTGTCTGATGAAGAGAAGAGGAAGGACACTCCTCACAAGGCGATTCAGCTGCAGAGGAGGAAGCTCCAGGCAGCAGCAATATCGAGGCTGCGGTCGGTGCTCACGGCCTTTGGGAAGAACAGGGGAGGCCTTCCACTGGGTCTGGGGTCTAGAGTTGTAGGGACCCTTTTCGGCTCTAAGAAAGGGCATGTGCATTTTGCTCTCCAGAGAGACCCAAACTCACACCCAGCTTTCCTGATTGAGCTTGCTACTCCAATCAGTGGTCTGGTGAAGGAAATGGCTTCCGGGCTTGTGAGGATTGCTTTGGAGTGTGACAAGGAGAAGGAAGATCAGGAGAAGAAGAAAACTATGGAGTCGAAATCGTCGAAATCTGGTTCAGCTGTGAGGAGGTTGCTGGAGGAGCCTGTGTGGAGGACTTACTGCAATGGGAAGAAGTCTGGGTTTGCTAGCAGGAGGGAATGTGGGCCCAAAGAGTGGAAGGTGTTGAAAGCTGTTGAGCCAATTTCAATGGGTGCTGGGGTGTTGCCTTGTGGGGATGAAGGTGAAGATGGTGAGCTCATGTACATGAGGGCCAAGTTTGAGAGGGTTGTTGGGTCCAGAGACTCTGAGGCTTTCTACATGATGAACCCTGACAGCAATGGAGCTCCTGAACTCAGTATCTACTTGCTTCGAGTCTAA
- the LOC101296957 gene encoding protein Dr1 homolog: MEPMDIVGKSKEDASLPKATMTKIIKEMLPPDVRVARDAQDLLIECCVEFINLISSESNEVCSREEKRTIAPEHVLKALQVLGFSEYIEEVYAAYEQHKIETVHDVAKSVKWGNGAEMTEEQALAEQQRMFAEARARMNGGATAPKQPDPDQSLES; this comes from the exons ATGGAGCCGATGGACATCGTCGGAAAGTCAAAAGAAGACGCTTCGCTTCCGAAAG CAACCATGACCAAGATCATTAAGGAGATGTTGCCTCCAGATGTGCGCGTCGCAAGAGATGCTCAAGATCTTCTCATTGAGTGTTGTGTAG AGTTTATAAATCTCATTTCATCAGAGTCGAATGAAGTTTGTAGTAGAGAGGAGAAAAGAACAATAGCTCCTGAGCACGTGCTCAAGGCTTTACAG GTCCTTGGGTTCAGCGAGTACATTGAGGAAGTTTATGCAGCATATGAACAACACAAGATTGAGACTGTG CATGACGTAGCTAAAAGTGTCAAATGGGGCAATGGAGCAGAGATGACCGAGGAACAAGCCTTGGCAGAGCAGCAGAGGATGTTTGCCGAGGCACGTGCCAGAATGAATGGAGGCGCAACTGCGCCCAAGCAACCAGACCCAGACCAAAGTTTAGAGAGCTAA
- the LOC101314760 gene encoding uncharacterized protein LOC101314760 yields the protein MVRLKENDEVEAREEYHDCERRLSQTHGKSVEEAKKKIYACSTTTYTGFQVLMSEEESEKFNGVPGVIFVLPDSYIDPQNKEYGGDKYDNGVITHRPPPFQYERQGSRYRDRNRYDRPMPNQQGNSSYGQPGSPQGGGNYRASQPGSPQQTYGPPGQGENRGHTSVNSPGGRDAYQQGRDPIPSYQGNYNQQAQRNVPQGDQSTYAPPSQGEHRGSERTSGYGQGPSSGSYGQGPSSGSYGQGPSSGSYGRGPSAGSYGQGPSAGSYGQGPSAGTAGSYGQGPSAGSYGQGPSAGSYGQGPSAGSYGQGPSAQGPSAGSAGSYGQGPSAGSYGQGPSAGSYGQGPIAGDYGEGPRAGAHVQGPSSGYPGPGNQNFTQGEPRSMQGEQTNYAPMGQTGADRGRY from the exons ATGGTACGACTGAAAGAGAATGATGAGGTTGAGGCGAGAGAAGAATACCACGACTGCGAAAGGCGACTTTCACAAACCCATGGTAAAAG TGTGGAAGAGGCAAAAAAGAAAATTTATGCTTGTAGCACAACAACATATACGGGCTTTCAGGTGTTGATGAGCGAGGAAGAGTCAGAGAAGTTCAATG GTGTACCTGGAGTTATTTTTGTGTTGCCGGATTCTTACATTGATCCGCAGAACAAGGAGTATGGAG GAGACAAATATGATAATGGCGTAATTACACACAGACCGCCCCCATTTCAGTATGAGAGGCAGGGCTCAAGATACCGTGATCGTAACAGATACGATCGACCAATGCCAAATCAGCAAGGGAATTCCTCGTATGGCCAACCGGGGTCTCCACAAGGTGGAGGAAACTATAGGGCTTCACAACCGGGGTCTCCACAGCAGACTTATGGCCCACCCGGACAAGGGGAAAACAGAGGTCACACATCAGTTAATTCTCCTGGAGGGAGGGATGCATATCAGCAGGGTAGAGATCCAATACCTTCATATCAGGGCAATTACAACCAACAGGCACAAAGGAACGTTCCACAAGGAGATCAGAGTACATACGCTCCTCCTAGTCAAGGGGAACATAGGGGTAGTGAGAGGACTTCCGGTTATGGGCAAGGACCGAGCTCTGGATCATATGGGCAAGGACCGAGCTCTGGATCATATGGGCAAGGACCGAGCTCTGGATCATATGGGCGAGGGCCAAGTGCTGGGTCTTATGGGCAAGGACCAAGTGCTGGGTCTTATGGGCAAGGACCAAGTGCTGGGACTGCTGGGTCTTATGGGCAAGGGCCGAGCGCTGGATCATATGGTCAAGGGCCGAGCGCTGGGTCATATGGGCAAGGGCCGAGCGCTGGGTCTTATGGGCAAGGGCCGAGCGCTCAAGGACCGAGTGCTGGGAGTGCTGGGTCTTATGGGCAAGGACCGAGTGCCGGGAGTTATGGGCAAGGGCCGAGTGCCGGGAGTTATGGCCAAGGACCCATTGCCGGGGATTATGGGGAAGGACCAAGAGCTGGTGCTCACGTCCAAGGACCCAGTTCTGGCTACCCTGGGCCTGGAAATCAGAATTTCACCCAAGGGGAGCCAAGGAGCATGCAAGGGGAACAAACAAACTATGCACCCATGGGACAGACAGGAGCTGACCGA GGAAGATATTAG